The Plectropomus leopardus isolate mb chromosome 2, YSFRI_Pleo_2.0, whole genome shotgun sequence genome has a window encoding:
- the p4htmb gene encoding LOW QUALITY PROTEIN: transmembrane prolyl 4-hydroxylase (The sequence of the model RefSeq protein was modified relative to this genomic sequence to represent the inferred CDS: inserted 1 base in 1 codon), translating into MDFAAEEXISSSLNIKKMSDNQEPQDAEDTTPSGSATLPLRPPCERLSCHKSSVCSRSYFVVVMVFFHVYIINVIALLFYVHYSSGQEDANRSHDAQRSDHQRPESRRPPSKPEFLRDVSLTRVEGIRVGHVQRVSLVPNKVHEMRTLSMKPLLFEIPGFLSEDECRVVMQLAQLKGLMESQLMVQEGQEELAKELNLSPEEIFNLLDINQDGQLQLHEILTHSRVRDGIWLTPENLREIYAGLKADKDGNGLLSLEEFRLLSSDAFQRFLLQRGVKRSQLVRNSRHTWLYQGKGAHQVLQDIKARVTRLTRLPPALVDLSEPLQVVRYEEGGHYHAHHDSGPVYPETACTHTRLAANTSTPFETSCRYITVLFYLNSVEGGGETAFPVADNRTYDEVSLIQNDVDLLDTRRNCDKSNLRVKPTKGTAVFWYNYLSDGRGWVGEQDEYALHGGCVVTHGTKWVANKWINIDPDYQRQARYQQLVSQQPEDEDDDGLTLNPDIHNSDVHQDL; encoded by the exons ATGGACTTTGCCGCTGAGG GTATCAGCTCCTCCTTGAATATCAAGAAAATGAGTGACAACCAGGAGCCCCAAGATGCCGAGGACACGACTCCATCCGGGAGCGCGACCTTGCCGCTCCGGCCGCCGTGCGAGCGCCTCTCCTGCCACAAGAGCAGCGTGTGCTCCCGCTCCTACTTCGTGGTAGtgatggtgttttttcatgtttacatcaTTAATGTTATAGCACTGCTGTTCTACGTGCACTACAGCAGCGGACAGGAAGATGCCAACCGGAGTCATGACGCTCAGCGCAGTGACCACCAGCGCCCCGAGTCGCGACGTCCGCCATCAAAGCCTGAGTTTCTGCGTGATGTTTCCCTAACAAGAGTCGAGGGGATAAGG GTGGGACACGTTCAGAGGGTGTCACTGGTGCCAAACAAAGTGCACGAAATGCGGACTCTGAGTATGAAACCTCTGCTGTTTG AGATCCCTGGATTTTTGTCGGAGGATGAGTGCCGTGTTGTGATGCAGCTTGCACAGCTAAAGGGTCTGATGGAGAGCCAGCTAATGGTGCAAGAAGGGCAGGAAGAGCTGGCCAAGGAGCTCAACCTGAGCCCAGAGGAGATCTTCAACCTTCTTGATATCAACCAGGACGGACAGTTGCAGCTCCACGAG ATACTGACCCATTCTCGAGTGAGGGACGGCATCTGGCTCACACCCGAGAATCTGAGAGAAATCTATGCTGGACTCAAAGCTGACAAGGATGGTAATG GTTTGCTGAGTCTAGAAGAGTTCAGACTCCTGAGCAGTGATGCCTTCCAGCGCTTCCTGCTGCAGCGAGGGGTGAAAAGGAGTCAGCTGGTGAGGAACAGCAGACACACCTGGCTGTATCAGGGCAAAGGAGCACACCAGGTCCTCCAAGACATCAAGGCAAG GGTGACTCGCCTCACCCGGCTCCCTCCCGCACTAGTGGACCTCAGTGAGCCACTCCAGGTGGTTCGCTACGAGGAGGGAGGACACTACCATGCCCACCATGACAGCGGCCCCGTGTATCCTGAaacagcctgcacacacacacgcctcgCTGCCAACACCTCCACTCCTTTCGAGACATCCTGCAG GTACATCACAGTTCTCTTCTACCTGAACTCTGTTGAGGGGGGTGGGGAGACCGCATTCCCTGTGGCAGACAACAGGACCTATGATGAAGTG tctCTCATACAGAATGACGTCGATCTTTTGGACACCAGAAGAAACTGTGACAAGAGTAATCTGAGGGTGAAGCCGACCAAAGGGACAGCTGTCTTCTGGTACAACTACCTTTCTGATGGAAGAG gTTGGGTGGGAGAGCAGGATGAATACGCTCTGCATGGAGGCTGTGTGGTCACCCATGGCACTAAATGGGTCGCAAATAAATGGATCAACATTGATCCGGATTACCAGCGCCAGGCTCGCTACCAGCAGCTGGTTTCACAGCAGCCGGAGGACGAGGATGATGACGGTCTGACTCTGAACCCAGACATACACAATTCTGATGTCCATCAAGACTTGTAG
- the slc26a6l gene encoding solute carrier family 26 member 6, like has product MDTTRRFGKYRVEREVLDEQRLEEVTQRKTYSDTHLSLTEQLKDSLRCTIPKLKHSVVNSLPVLYWLPKYSLWDYGMPDLISGISVGIMHLPQGLAYALLASVPAVFGLYSSLYPALIYFFFGTSRHISIGTFTVLSIMVGSVTERLAPDTDFLISNGTNITAEVDITSRDLYRVQVAAATTVLGGLIQVALGLVKFGFVGTYLSEPLVRAYTTAAAAHAVVAQLKYIFGVSPTRFNGPLSLVYTLKDVCFLLPHTHLPTLVVSAVSMVFLIAAKELNSFLSPKLPVPIPVELITIVAGTLISTYTHLNSNYTISVVGEIPSGLSPPSVPDVSLFGEVIGDAFALAMVGYAISISLGKTFALKHGYKVDSNQELVALGLSNAAGGFFQCFSVCASMSRSLIQETTGGKTQMAGVASALIVVVTILKLGPLFQELPKAVLAVIVFVNLKGMFKQHSDIVTLWKSSKIDLVVWLVTWVSTLLLNLDLGLAASIIFALLTVIFRTQLPTYSVLGNVPGTELYVDIETHREAREIPGVTIFRSSATVYFANADLYLEALKEKSGLDISKMIIYKRRQEAKQRRREKRAERRAKRQAKRERRAQKAADKLSAAPVFSVEEEAGCWRDRGVDEDVRDKEEPGWTERENGTVFVIPTTPRTPDGPCRWEYLKGGEPDCTSLGWMSELQDGDTTTLGSSSEDTLSHDLERVSLGSLGKWTWDIHSIIIDLSTANFIDTVAIKTMKNIFQDFSEIDVDIYMAGCQASVVEQLERGGFFSESITKRRLYASVHDAVLYCLNHRGATSLPRYEPSVDTYSSTRF; this is encoded by the exons ATGGACACTACACGCAGATTTGGGAAGTACAGAGTGGAGCGGGAAGTACTTGATGAGCAGAGACTGGAAGAGGTAACTCAGAGAAAAACATACTCTGACACTCACCTTTCTCTAACAGAACAGCTTAAAGACTCCTTAAG ATGTACAATTCCCAAATTGAAACACAGTGTGGTGAACAGCTTGCCTGTGTTATACTGGCTTCCCAAGTACTCACTCTGGGACTACGGCATGCCAGACCTAATCTCCGGCATCAGTGTGGGCATAATGCACCTGCCTCAAG gtTTGGCATATGCACTATTGGCTTCTGTACCTGCTGTGTTTGGACTCTACTCGTCCCTCTATCCAGCACTGATTTACTTCTTTTTTGGAACATCACGTCATATCTCCATCG GTACATTTACTGTGCTCAGCATTATGGTGGGtagtgtgacagagagacttgCTCCAGACACAGATTTCCTCATTTCAAACGGGACCAACATCACTGCAGAAGTTGACATAACGTCCCGGGACTTATACAGGGTGCAGGTGGCGGCTGCTACTACGGTCCTTGGAGGACTTATTCAG GTGGCACTGGGTTTGGTAAAGTTTGGATTTGTGGGAACGTACTTGTCTGAGCCTCTGGTGCGGGCTTAcacaacagctgctgcagcccaTGCTGTGGTGGCACAGCTGAAATACATCTTTGGAGTTTCACCAACAAGGTTTAATGGTCCACTGTCACTAGTGTAT ACTCTGAAGGATGTTTGCTTTTTGCTGCCTCACACTCATCTCCCTACACTGGTGGTCAGTGCTGTGTCCATGGTGTTTCTAATTGCAGCCAAGGAGCTCAACTCTTTCCTCAGTCCGAAGCTGCCAGTGCCGATCCCAGTGGAGCTCATCACA ATTGTGGCAGGAACATTGATATCAACCTATACCCACTTGAACAGCAACTACACTATTTCTGTTGTTGGAGAAATTCCTAGTGG TCTAAGTCCTCCCAGTGTACCAGATGTGAGTCTTTTTGGAGAAGTTATTGGTGATGCTTTTGCATTGGCTATGGTTGGATATGCCATATCTATATCACTTGGCAAAACATTTGCACTGAAACATGGATACAAGGTAGACAGTAATCAG GAGCTAGTGGCACTAGGTCTCAGTAATGCAGCAGGAGGCTTCTTTCAGTGCTTTTCCGTGTGCGCCTCCATGTCTCGTAGTCTCATTCAAGAGACCACCGGAGGGAAAACACAA aTGGCCGGAGTTGCCTCAGCTCTTATTGTGGTGGTGACTATACTGAAACTTGGACCTCTGTTCCAGGAGCTGCCAAAG gCTGTCCTTGCAGTGATCGTCTTTGTTAATCTGAAGGGCATGTTCAAGCAGCACTCTGACATCGTTACACTATGGAAAAGCAGCAAGATTGATTTG GTGGTGTGGTTGGTCACTTGGGTGTCAACACTGTTACTCAATCTGGATCTGGGTCTCGCAGCCTCGATCATCTTTGCTCTGCTTACTGTTATCTTCAGGACTCAACT TCCAACATACTCTGTTCTGGGAAATGTTCCAGGTACAGAGCTGTACGTGGACATAGAGACCCACAGAGAG GCGAGAGAGATTCCTGGTGTTACTATATTTCGCTCCTCTGCAACGGTATATTTCGCCAATGCTGATCTCTACCTCGAGGCTCTGAAAGAGAAG AGTGGGCTTGACATCAGTAAAATGATAATCTACAAGAGGAGGCAAGAGGCCAAACAGAGACGTAGAGAAAAGAGGGCTGAGAGACGTGCAAAAAGGCAAGCCAAGAGAGAG AGAAGGGCACAGAAGGCAGCTGATAAGCTCTCTGCAGCACCTGTGTTCTCTGTAGAGGAGGAGGCCGGCTGCTGGAGGGACAGAGGTGTGGACGAGGACGTTAGAGACAAGGAGGAGCCGGGctggacagagagggagaacgGGACAGTGTTTGTTATCCCGACCACTCCTCGAACACCAGATGGCCCCTGCAGATGGGAGTACCTGAAAGGAGGAGAACCAGACTGCACCAGCTTAGGGTGGATGTCTGAGCTGCAGGACGGGGACACTACCACTCTGGGCTCCAGCAGTGAGGACACACTGAGTCACGACCTGGAGCGGGTCTCCCTTGGGTCACTGGGCAAGTGGACGTGGGATATTCACTCCATCATTATCGACCTCTCCACGGCTAACTTCATTGACACAGTGGCTATCAAGActatgaaaaat ATTTTCCAGGACTTCAGTGAGATTGATGTAGATATCTACATGGCTGGTTGTCAAG CCTCTGTGGTGGAACAATTGGAGCGTGGTGGCTTCTTCTCTGAGTCAATTACAAAGAGACGTCTTTATGCCTCCGTTCATGATGCTGTGCTCTACTGTCTGAATCACAGAGGAGCCACATCGCTCCCCAGATACGAGCCATCAGTG GACACATACAGCAGCACAAGATTTTAA
- the kbtbd12 gene encoding kelch repeat and BTB domain-containing protein 12: MDLTSKHGLVLLDQLRKMRETEHLTDVVLVAEGISFPCHRVVLSAFSPYFRVMFTCGLRECNNREIFLRDTPADSLALLLNYMYCSDLPLTNANVQGISIAAFLLQMDDVFTRCQLHMTENMDASNCLGVYYFARDLGAEELADHAQRFLRQHFVQVCQSEEVLELEAHQLGKLLSSDDLNVSREETILDVVLRWVKHSVLMDGDVRILHLPELLRKVRLPLINPDYLREAMKRNTALLADAECLEMLNQALEATAMHPSAAPRKLKLRYGMETTEMLLCVGNDGGGIRSRYGNFTERSFCYAPSTGRIYYITSPRYAEALGYVCAGVVTEQNDIIVAGEAGARRMARQKDINVEIYRYKVEAQGSWQRLTSAEYRDSYALGSLGDTLYLLGGQMKLKNQFLITNCVERWSLQGGPWRSAAPLPMPLAYHSVVGMKDRLYVIGGRTPQSYRMDDEPDRLSNRLLEYDPNTNKWTELGPMKYSKYRCSAVVLNGEIFVMGGIGCEGVDRGQSRRCLNAVEIYNPDGDYWRDGPPLPCAQLSLRTNASNAGVVGGKIYVCGYYKGADRHDDITKDILELDPWENRWTVVARHALMHDNYDVCLVANLNPRGLMSPPADLVKQ, encoded by the exons ATGGATCTTACATCTAAACATGGGCTGGTGCTGCTCGACCAGCTGAGGAAGATGAGGGAGACGGAGCATCTGACAGATGTGGTGCTGGTGGCTGAGGGCATCAGCTTTCCCTGTCACCGGGTCGTTCTCTCCGCCTTCAGCCCATACTTTCGTGTAATGTTTACATGCGGCCTTCGTGAGTGCAACAACAGGGAAATATTCCTGCGTGACACCCCTGCAGACAGCCTCGCCCTCCTCTTGAACTACATGTATTGCTCAGATCTTCCTCTCACTAACGCCAATGTACAGGGCATCTCTATTGCAGCTTTCCTCCTTCAGATGGACGACGTCTTCACTCGCTGTCAGCTGCATATGACCGAGAACATGGATGCCTCCAACTGCCTTGGTGTGTATTACTTTGCCCGTGACCTTGGTGCAGAGGAGCTTGCAGACCATGCTCAGCGCTTCCTGAGGCAGCACTTTGTCCAAGTCTGCCAAAGTGAAGAGGTCTTGGAGCTGGAGGCCCATCAGCTGGGGAAGCTCCTGAGTTCTGATGATCTTAATGTTTCACGAGAAGAGACCATCCTTGATGTTGTCCTTCGCTGGGTCAAACACAGCGTTCTGATGGATGGAGACGTCCGTATTCTGCACCTTCCAGAGCTCCTGAGGAAGGTTCGTCTGCCACTGATAAACCCTGACTATTTAAGAGAGGCGATGAAGAGGAACACGGCCCTGCTGGCTGATGCTGAATGTCTAGAGATGCTCAATCAAGCCTTGGAGGCTACAGCGATGCATCCCTCAGCTGCGCCACGCAAATTAAAGCTGCGGTACGGCATGGAGACCACAGAAATGCTGCTCTGTGTTGGAAATGACGGTGGTGGGATTAGGTCGAGATATGGCAACTTTACTGAGCGCAGCTTTTGCTATGCCCCATCCACAGGGAGAATCTACTACATCACTTCCCCTCGCTATGCAGAGGCTCTGGGGTATGTGTGTGCCGGGGTTGTGACTGAACAAAATGACATTATAGTGGCAGGAGAGGCAGGAGCTCGCAGAATGGCCCGCCAAAAGgacataaatgttgaaatttacAG GTACAAAGTAGAGGCCCAAGGAAGCTGGCAGCGCCTGACGTCTGCGGAGTACCGTGATTCATACGCTCTGGGGTCACTGGGTGATACGCTGTACCTGCTGGGTGGGCAGATGAAGCTGAAGAACCAGTTTCTCATCACGAACTGTGTGGAGCGATGGTCTCTGCAAGGAGGACCCTGGCGCAGTGCAGCACCCCTGCCTATGCCTTTGGCCTATCACAGCGTGGTCGGGATGAAAGATCGCCTTTATGTCATTGGTGGTCGAACGCCACAG TCATACCGCATGGATGATGAGCCGGACCGTCTTAGTAACCGCCTCCTGGAGTACGATCCAAACACAAATAAGTGGACAGAGCTGGGTCCCATGAAGTACTCAAAGTACCGCTGCAGTGCTGTTGTACTCAATGGTGAAATTTTCGTGATGG GCGGTATCGGATGTGAGGGTGTGGACCGTGGGCAATCACGCCGCTGTCTCAATGCTGTGGAGATCTACAACCCAGATGGAGATTACTGGAGGGATGGACCTCCTCTTCCATGCGCACAACTCTCACTGCGCACCAATGCCTCTAATGCAGGGGTGGTGGGAGGCAAGATCTATGTGTGTGGATACTACAAAGGAGCAG ATCGTCATGATGATATAACTAAGGACATTTTGGAGCTGGACCCGTGGGAGAACCGGTGGACAGTGGTGGCTCGGCATGCTCTGATGCATGACAACTATGACGTCTGCTTAGTGGCAAATCTCAACCCAAGGGGACTCATGTCCCCACCTGCAGACTTAGTCAAACAGTAA